One Sus scrofa isolate TJ Tabasco breed Duroc chromosome 1, Sscrofa11.1, whole genome shotgun sequence DNA segment encodes these proteins:
- the TNFAIP3 gene encoding tumor necrosis factor alpha-induced protein 3 (The RefSeq protein has 3 substitutions compared to this genomic sequence) → MAEQLLPLALYLSNMRKAVKIRERTPEDIFKPTNGIIHHFKSMHRYTLEMFRTCQFCPQFREIIHKALIDRNIQASLESQKKLNWCREVRKLVALKTNGDGNCLMHAASQYMWGVQDTDLVLRKALFSTLKETDTRNFKFRWQLESLKSQEFVETGLCYDTRNWTEEWDNLIKMASTDTPVARSGLQYNSLEEIHIFVLCNILRRPIIVISDKMLRSLESGSNFAPLKVDGIYLPLHWSAQECYRYPIVLGYDSQHFVPLVTLKDSGPEIRAIPLVNRERGRFEDLKVHFLTDPENEMKEKLLKEYLTVIEIPVQGWDHGTTHLINAAKLDEANLPKEINLVDDYFGLVQHEYKKWQENNEQGRRATHPQNPLEPSVPQLSLMDIKCETPNCPFFMSVNTQPLCHECSERRQKNQSKPPKPTSKPDPEALPGLALGASRGEAWNPEEPSGGPRSAPPTAPSLFLFSETTAMKCRSPGCPFTLNVQHNGFCERCHNARQLNPGHPPDPTRHLDPSKCQACLQNVTRTFNGICSTCFKRTTAEPASSLGSSIPLSCHQRSKSDPSQLAQSVSPHPCRRAGPEAPSGCSASAARTPGDRTGTSKCRKAGCMYFGTPENKGFCTLCFIEYRENKHFVTASGKASPTASRFQNAVPCLGRECGALGSTVFEGYCQKCFIEAQNQRFHEAKRTEEQLRLSQRRDLSRATQSASRSKCARATCRNVLACCSQELCIECQPLGQRVSPGARRPEPVPEDPPTQRCRAPACDHFGNAKCNGYCNECFQFKQMYG, encoded by the exons ATGGCTGAGCAACTCCTTCCCCTGGCTTTGTATTTGAGCAACATGCGGAAGGCTGTGAAGATAAGAGAGAGAACtccagaagatattttcaaacctACCAATGGAATCATTCACCATTTTAAATCCATGCACCGATACACTCTGGAAATGTTCAGAACCTGCCAGTTTTGTCCGCAATTTCGGGAGATCATCCACAAAGCTCTCATCGACAGGAACATCCAGGCCTCCCTGGAAAGCCAGAAGAAGCTCAACTGGTGTCGAGAAGTGAGGAAGCTTGTGGCACTGAAAACGAATG gGGACGGGAACTGCCTCATGCATGCTGCTTCCCAGTACATGTGGGGTGTTCAGGACACAGACTTGGTGCTGAGGAAGGCGCTCTTCAGCACCCTCAAGGAGACGGACACACGCAACTTCAAATTTCGCTGGCAGCTGGAGTCCCTTAAATCTCAGGAATTCGTGGAAACGGGGCTTTGCTATGACACCCGG AATTGGACTGAGGAATGGGACAACCTTATCAAAATGGCATCCACGGACACACCAGTGGCCCGAAGTGGACTTCAGTATAATTCACTGGAAGAAATACACATATTCGTCCTTTGCAACATCCTCAGGAGGCCAATCATCGTCATTTCAG ACAAGATGCTGAGAAGTTTGGAATCGGGTTCTAATTTCGCTCCTCTGAAGGTGGGCGGAATTTACTTGCCTCTGCATTGGCCCGCCCAGGAATGCTACAGATACCCTATCGTTCTCGGCTACGACAGCCAACACTTTGTCCCCCTGGTGACCCTGAAGGACAGTGGGCCAG aaatcCGAGCTATTCCACTTGTTAACAGAGAGCGAGGAAGATTCGAAGACTTAAAAGTTCACTTCTTGACAGATCCCGAAAATGAGATGAAGGAAAAGCTCCTGAAAGAGTACTTGACGGTGATAGAAATCCCCGTTCAAGGCTGGGACCATGGCACCACCCATCTAATTAATGCTGCAAA GTTGGATGAAGCTAACTTACCCAAAGAAATAAACCTGGTAGACGATTACTTCGAACTTGTCCAGCATGAGTACAAGAAGTGGCAGGAAAACAATGAGCAGGGGCGGAGAGCCACGCACCCTCAGAACCCTCTGGAGCCTTCCGTGCCCCAGCTTTCTCTCATGGACATCAAGTGCGAGACGCCCAACTGCCCTTTCTTCATGTCGGTGAACACCCAGCCCTTGTGCCACGAGTGCTCAGAGAGACGGCAGAAGAACCAAAGCAAACCCCCAAAGCCCACCTCCAAGCCGGACCCCGAGGCGCTGCCCGGCCTGGCGCTTGGAGCCTCCCGCGGGGAGGCCTGGAACCCCGAGGAGCCCTCTGGGGGCCCCCGCTCAGCCCCTCCGACGGCTCCCAGCCTCTTCCTGTTCAGCGAGACTACGGCCATGAAGTGCAGGAGCCCCGGCTGCCCCTTCACGCTCAACGTGCAGCACAACGGCTTCTGCGAGCGATGCCACAACGCCCGGCAGCTCAACCCCGGCCACCCCCCGGACCCCACGCGCCATCTCGACCCCAGCAAGTGCCAAGCCTGCCTCCAGAACGTCACCAGGACGTTTAACGGGATCTGCAGCACTTGCTTTAAAAGGACTACGGCTGAGCCCGCCTCCAGCCTCGGCTCCAGCATCCCCCTATCCTGCCACCAGCGCTCCAAGTCCGACCCCTCGCAACTGGCCCAGAGCGTCTCCCCACACCCCTGCCGCAGAGCCGGGCCTGAGGCTCCCTCTGGCTGCTCCGCCTCGGCCGCACGGACTCCGGGGGACAGGACGGGGACGAGCAAGTGCAGAAAAGCCGGCTGCATGTACTTTGGGACTCCGGAAAACAAAGGCTTTTGCACGCTGTGTTTCATTGAGTACAGAGAAAATAAAC ATTTCGTCACTGCCTCGGGGAAAGCCAGTCCCACGGCCTCCAGGTTCCAGAATGCCGTCCCCTGCCTGGGCAGGGAATGTGGCGCCCTCGGAAGCACGGTGTTTGAAGGATACTGTCAGAAGTGTTTCATTGAGGCTCAGAATCAGAGATTTCATGAAGCAAAAAGGACTGAAGAGCAGCTG AGGCTGAGCCAGCGCAGAGACTTGTCGCGAGCCACCCAGAGCGCTTCCAGGTCCAAGTGCGCCCGGGCCACCTGCAGGAACGTGCTGGCCTGCTGCAGCCAGGAGCTGTGCATAGAGTGCCAGCCCCTTGGCCAACGAGTGAGCCCTGGCGCCCGGCGGCCAGAGCCCGTCCCAGAGGATCCCCCGACGCAGCGCTGCCGGGCCCCCGCCTGCGACCATTTCGGCAATGCCAAGTGTAACGGCTACTGCAATGAGTGCTTTCAATTCAAGCAGATGTATGGCTAG
- the TNFAIP3 gene encoding tumor necrosis factor alpha-induced protein 3 isoform X1 has translation MAEQLLPLALYLSNMRKAVKIRERTPEDIFKPTNGIIHHFKSMHRYTLEMFRTCQFCPQFREIIHKALIDRNIQASLESQKKLNWCREVRKLVALKTNGDGNCLMHAASQYMWGVQDTDLVLRKALFSTLKETDTRNFKFRWQLESLKSQEFVETGLCYDTRNWTEEWDNLIKMASTDTPVARSGLQYNSLEEIHIFVLCNILRRPIIVISDKMLRSLESGSNFAPLKVGGIYLPLHWPAQECYRYPIVLGYDSQHFVPLVTLKDSGPEIRAIPLVNRERGRFEDLKVHFLTDPENEMKEKLLKEYLTVIEIPVQGWDHGTTHLINAAKLDEANLPKEINLVDDYFELVQHEYKKWQENNEQGRRATHPQNPLEPSVPQLSLMDIKCETPNCPFFMSVNTQPLCHECSERRQKNQSKPPKPTSKPDPEALPGLALGASRGEAWNPEEPSGGPRSAPPTAPSLFLFSETTAMKCRSPGCPFTLNVQHNGFCERCHNARQLNPGHPPDPTRHLDPSKCQACLQNVTRTFNGICSTCFKRTTAEPASSLGSSIPLSCHQRSKSDPSQLAQSVSPHPCRRAGPEAPSGCSASAARTPGDRTGTSKCRKAGCMYFGTPENKGFCTLCFIEYRENKHFVTASGKASPTASRFQNAVPCLGRECGALGSTVFEGYCQKCFIEAQNQRFHEAKRTEEQLRLSQRRDLSRATQSASRSKCARATCRNVLACCSQELCIECQPLGQRVSPGARRPEPVPEDPPTQRCRAPACDHFGNAKCNGYCNECFQFKQMYG, from the exons ATGGCTGAGCAACTCCTTCCCCTGGCTTTGTATTTGAGCAACATGCGGAAGGCTGTGAAGATAAGAGAGAGAACtccagaagatattttcaaacctACCAATGGAATCATTCACCATTTTAAATCCATGCACCGATACACTCTGGAAATGTTCAGAACCTGCCAGTTTTGTCCGCAATTTCGGGAGATCATCCACAAAGCTCTCATCGACAGGAACATCCAGGCCTCCCTGGAAAGCCAGAAGAAGCTCAACTGGTGTCGAGAAGTGAGGAAGCTTGTGGCACTGAAAACGAATG gGGACGGGAACTGCCTCATGCATGCTGCTTCCCAGTACATGTGGGGTGTTCAGGACACAGACTTGGTGCTGAGGAAGGCGCTCTTCAGCACCCTCAAGGAGACGGACACACGCAACTTCAAATTTCGCTGGCAGCTGGAGTCCCTTAAATCTCAGGAATTCGTGGAAACGGGGCTTTGCTATGACACCCGG AATTGGACTGAGGAATGGGACAACCTTATCAAAATGGCATCCACGGACACACCAGTGGCCCGAAGTGGACTTCAGTATAATTCACTGGAAGAAATACACATATTCGTCCTTTGCAACATCCTCAGGAGGCCAATCATCGTCATTTCAG ACAAGATGCTGAGAAGTTTGGAATCGGGTTCTAATTTCGCTCCTCTGAAGGTGGGCGGAATTTACTTGCCTCTGCATTGGCCCGCCCAGGAATGCTACAGATACCCTATCGTTCTCGGCTACGACAGCCAACACTTTGTCCCCCTGGTGACCCTGAAGGACAGTGGGCCAG aaatcCGAGCTATTCCACTTGTTAACAGAGAGCGAGGAAGATTCGAAGACTTAAAAGTTCACTTCTTGACAGATCCCGAAAATGAGATGAAGGAAAAGCTCCTGAAAGAGTACTTGACGGTGATAGAAATCCCCGTTCAAGGCTGGGACCATGGCACCACCCATCTAATTAATGCTGCAAA GTTGGATGAAGCTAACTTACCCAAAGAAATAAACCTGGTAGACGATTACTTCGAACTTGTCCAGCATGAGTACAAGAAGTGGCAGGAAAACAATGAGCAGGGGCGGAGAGCCACGCACCCTCAGAACCCTCTGGAGCCTTCCGTGCCCCAGCTTTCTCTCATGGACATCAAGTGCGAGACGCCCAACTGCCCTTTCTTCATGTCGGTGAACACCCAGCCCTTGTGCCACGAGTGCTCAGAGAGACGGCAGAAGAACCAAAGCAAACCCCCAAAGCCCACCTCCAAGCCGGACCCCGAGGCGCTGCCCGGCCTGGCGCTTGGAGCCTCCCGCGGGGAGGCCTGGAACCCCGAGGAGCCCTCTGGGGGCCCCCGCTCAGCCCCTCCGACGGCTCCCAGCCTCTTCCTGTTCAGCGAGACTACGGCCATGAAGTGCAGGAGCCCCGGCTGCCCCTTCACGCTCAACGTGCAGCACAACGGCTTCTGCGAGCGATGCCACAACGCCCGGCAGCTCAACCCCGGCCACCCCCCGGACCCCACGCGCCATCTCGACCCCAGCAAGTGCCAAGCCTGCCTCCAGAACGTCACCAGGACGTTTAACGGGATCTGCAGCACTTGCTTTAAAAGGACTACGGCTGAGCCCGCCTCCAGCCTCGGCTCCAGCATCCCCCTATCCTGCCACCAGCGCTCCAAGTCCGACCCCTCGCAACTGGCCCAGAGCGTCTCCCCACACCCCTGCCGCAGAGCCGGGCCTGAGGCTCCCTCTGGCTGCTCCGCCTCGGCCGCACGGACTCCGGGGGACAGGACGGGGACGAGCAAGTGCAGAAAAGCCGGCTGCATGTACTTTGGGACTCCGGAAAACAAAGGCTTTTGCACGCTGTGTTTCATTGAGTACAGAGAAAATAAAC ATTTCGTCACTGCCTCGGGGAAAGCCAGTCCCACGGCCTCCAGGTTCCAGAATGCCGTCCCCTGCCTGGGCAGGGAATGTGGCGCCCTCGGAAGCACGGTGTTTGAAGGATACTGTCAGAAGTGTTTCATTGAGGCTCAGAATCAGAGATTTCATGAAGCAAAAAGGACTGAAGAGCAGCTG AGGCTGAGCCAGCGCAGAGACTTGTCGCGAGCCACCCAGAGCGCTTCCAGGTCCAAGTGCGCCCGGGCCACCTGCAGGAACGTGCTGGCCTGCTGCAGCCAGGAGCTGTGCATAGAGTGCCAGCCCCTTGGCCAACGAGTGAGCCCTGGCGCCCGGCGGCCAGAGCCCGTCCCAGAGGATCCCCCGACGCAGCGCTGCCGGGCCCCCGCCTGCGACCATTTCGGCAATGCCAAGTGTAACGGCTACTGCAATGAGTGCTTTCAATTCAAGCAGATGTATGGCTAG